In Mustela lutreola isolate mMusLut2 chromosome 1, mMusLut2.pri, whole genome shotgun sequence, one genomic interval encodes:
- the ZBTB49 gene encoding zinc finger and BTB domain-containing protein 49 isoform X3 yields MADSQAPPPPSVTLPHCAGETSKQASDVLDSPCPELPFRQPSYYYKLRNFYSKHYYKQAAGPGHDRTAEQPRAFRKAADLGASDSQPCPSSHPECVLESSEHLPPHFLAPPLSDSAPDPELDSLCQPPTRQLRLKKAIHLKKLNFLKSQKSAERPSDAKPDDSLTKRVECAGANTTEKASSHGAEENEGEDLVHAEHFNCINETERPEEAAALEDQAQMLPSQRQYTCELCGKPFKHPSNLELHKRSHTGEKPFECNICGKHFSQAGNLQTHLRRHSGEKPYICEICGKRFAASGDVQRHIIIHSGEKPHLCDICGRGFSNFSNLKEHKKTHTADKVFTCDECGKSFNMQRKLVKHRIRHTGERPYSCPACGKCFGGSGDLRRHVRTHTGEKPYACDICGKCFTRSAVLRRHKKMHCRPDGAQDTLDGLAHAVEASDLDRSQSSDSFSQDVSVTLMPVAVKLSGHPAEDSVTEFDGHTASSFCKFRPTGQPPGVEEPEKLGLDPGQLTKPLRQPAQPPAYAYQDVAAAASEASLQPDSLSLGRSSLAALDNHCGDALGSRGATTPYRNSEGQFFSSMTLWGLAMKTLQNENELDQ; encoded by the exons ATGGCTGACTCCCAAGCTCCCCCTCCGCCATCCGTGACTCTCCCTCACTGTGCAGGCGAGACATCCAAACAAGCGTCCGACGTGCTAGACAGCCCCTGCCCTGAGTTGCCTTTCAGACAGCCGAGTTACTACTACAAGCTCAGAAACTTCTATAGCAAGCACTACTACAAACAGGCTGCGGGTCCCGGCCATGACAGGACGGCTGAGCAGCCCCGCGCTTTCCGCAAAGCCGCAGACCTCGGGGCCAGCGACAGCCAGCCTTGCCCCAGCAGTCACCCTGAATGTGTCCTGGAGTCTTCAGAGCACTTGCCTCCCCACTTCTTGGCCCCACCCTTGAGCGACTCAGCCCCAGACCCCGAGTTGGACAGCCTGTGCCAGCCGCCCACCAGACAGCTGAGGCTCAAAAAGGCCATTCACCTTAAGAAGCTAAATTTCCTTAAATCCCAGAAATCGGCAGAGCGGCCCTCCGATGCCAAGCCAGACGACAGCTTAACAAAGAGGGTAGAATGTGCTGGTGCAAATACTACAGAGAAAGCCAGCAGCCACGGTGCTGAAGAAAACGAAGGCGAAGACCTCGTCCATGCTGAGCATTTTAACTGCATTAACGAAACAGAGAGGCCCGAAGAGGCTGCTGCGCTGGAGGACCAGGCCCAGATGCTTCCGTCACAGAGACAGTACACGTGTGAATTGTGTGGGAAACCTTTTAAACACCCAAGCAATTTGGAGCTTCACAAACGGTCACATACAG GTGAGAAACCTTTTGAATGTAACATTTGTGGGAAACATTTCTCTCAG GCAGGTAACTTGCAGACTCACTTACGTCGGCATTCTGGTGAAAAACCATACATCTGCGAGATCTGTGGAAAGAG GTTTGCAGCATCTGGTGATGTCCAGCGTCACATCATTATCCACTCGGGAGAGAAGCCACACTTGTGTGACATCTGTGGGCGAG GGTTCAGTAACTTCAGTAACTTGAAGGAGCACAAGAAGACGCACACGGCCGATAAAGTCTTCACCTGTGATGAGTGCGGCAAGTCCTTCAACATGCAGAGGAAGCTGGTAAAGCACCGGATTCGGCACACAGGGGAGCGGCCCTACAGCTGTCCCGCCTGCG GCAAGTGTTTCGGGGGCTCTGGTGACCTGCGCCGGCATGTGCGTACGCACACCGGGGAGAAGCCATATGCGTGTGACATCTGCGGCAAGTGCTTCACGCGCTCCGCAGTACTCCGGCGGCACAAAAAGATGCACTGCCGGCCCGACGGGGCCCAGGACACGCTTGATGGGCTCGCTCACGCCGTCGAGGCCTCCGACCTGGACAGATCGCAGAGCTCAGACTCCTTTTCCCAGGACGTGTCTGTGACTCTGATGCCCGTGGCAGTCAAGCTCTCCGGGCACCCAGCGGAGGATTCAGTGACAGAGTTTGACGGCCACACCGCCAGCTCCTTCTGCAAGTTCCGGCCCACGGGGCAGCCACCCGGAGTGGAAGAGCCAGAGAAGCTGGGGCTGGACCCTGGCCAGCTCACCAAGCCTCTGCGGCAGCCTGCACAGCCTCCGGCCTATGCCTACCAGGATGTGGCCGCTGCGGCCAGCGAGGCTTCACTGCAGCCCGACAGCCTATCTCTGGGCCGCTCGTCCCTGGCCGCACTGGACAACCACTGCGGTGATGCGCTGGGCAGCCGGGGGGCCACCACACCATACAGGAACTCCGAGGGGCAGTTCTTCTCCAGCATGACACTCTGGGGGCTGGCCATGAAGACGCTGCAGAATGAAAACGAGCTAGACCAGTGA
- the ZBTB49 gene encoding zinc finger and BTB domain-containing protein 49 isoform X2 codes for MYTSHLDLNQDNIQVMLDTAQCLQVQNVLNLCHTFLKSATVEQLPGMACDSTFSLQGALPAEAHCAGSESYPPHLLQECPADVQQSQVMADSQAPPPPSVTLPHCAGETSKQASDVLDSPCPELPFRQPSYYYKLRNFYSKHYYKQAAGPGHDRTAEQPRAFRKAADLGASDSQPCPSSHPECVLESSEHLPPHFLAPPLSDSAPDPELDSLCQPPTRQLRLKKAIHLKKLNFLKSQKSAERPSDAKPDDSLTKRVECAGANTTEKASSHGAEENEGEDLVHAEHFNCINETERPEEAAALEDQAQMLPSQRQYTCELCGKPFKHPSNLELHKRSHTGEKPFECNICGKHFSQAGNLQTHLRRHSGEKPYICEICGKRFAASGDVQRHIIIHSGEKPHLCDICGRGFSNFSNLKEHKKTHTADKVFTCDECGKSFNMQRKLVKHRIRHTGERPYSCPACGKCFGGSGDLRRHVRTHTGEKPYACDICGKCFTRSAVLRRHKKMHCRPDGAQDTLDGLAHAVEASDLDRSQSSDSFSQDVSVTLMPVAVKLSGHPAEDSVTEFDGHTASSFCKFRPTGQPPGVEEPEKLGLDPGQLTKPLRQPAQPPAYAYQDVAAAASEASLQPDSLSLGRSSLAALDNHCGDALGSRGATTPYRNSEGQFFSSMTLWGLAMKTLQNENELDQ; via the exons ATGTACACCTCTCACCTAGATCTTAACCAGGACAATATACAAGTAATGTTGGACACAGCCCAGTGTTTGCAAGTTCAGAATGTTCTGAATCTGtgtcacacatttttaaaatcagccaCTGTGGAGCAGCTCCCAGGCATGGCTTGTGACAGCACGTTCTCCCTGCAGGGTGCTCTGCCTGCAGAAGCGCACTGTGCCGGGAGTGAAAGCTACCCTCCTCATTTGCTGCAGGAGTGTCCCGCCGATGTCCAGCAGAGTCAGGTTATGGCTGACTCCCAAGCTCCCCCTCCGCCATCCGTGACTCTCCCTCACTGTGCAGGCGAGACATCCAAACAAGCGTCCGACGTGCTAGACAGCCCCTGCCCTGAGTTGCCTTTCAGACAGCCGAGTTACTACTACAAGCTCAGAAACTTCTATAGCAAGCACTACTACAAACAGGCTGCGGGTCCCGGCCATGACAGGACGGCTGAGCAGCCCCGCGCTTTCCGCAAAGCCGCAGACCTCGGGGCCAGCGACAGCCAGCCTTGCCCCAGCAGTCACCCTGAATGTGTCCTGGAGTCTTCAGAGCACTTGCCTCCCCACTTCTTGGCCCCACCCTTGAGCGACTCAGCCCCAGACCCCGAGTTGGACAGCCTGTGCCAGCCGCCCACCAGACAGCTGAGGCTCAAAAAGGCCATTCACCTTAAGAAGCTAAATTTCCTTAAATCCCAGAAATCGGCAGAGCGGCCCTCCGATGCCAAGCCAGACGACAGCTTAACAAAGAGGGTAGAATGTGCTGGTGCAAATACTACAGAGAAAGCCAGCAGCCACGGTGCTGAAGAAAACGAAGGCGAAGACCTCGTCCATGCTGAGCATTTTAACTGCATTAACGAAACAGAGAGGCCCGAAGAGGCTGCTGCGCTGGAGGACCAGGCCCAGATGCTTCCGTCACAGAGACAGTACACGTGTGAATTGTGTGGGAAACCTTTTAAACACCCAAGCAATTTGGAGCTTCACAAACGGTCACATACAG GTGAGAAACCTTTTGAATGTAACATTTGTGGGAAACATTTCTCTCAG GCAGGTAACTTGCAGACTCACTTACGTCGGCATTCTGGTGAAAAACCATACATCTGCGAGATCTGTGGAAAGAG GTTTGCAGCATCTGGTGATGTCCAGCGTCACATCATTATCCACTCGGGAGAGAAGCCACACTTGTGTGACATCTGTGGGCGAG GGTTCAGTAACTTCAGTAACTTGAAGGAGCACAAGAAGACGCACACGGCCGATAAAGTCTTCACCTGTGATGAGTGCGGCAAGTCCTTCAACATGCAGAGGAAGCTGGTAAAGCACCGGATTCGGCACACAGGGGAGCGGCCCTACAGCTGTCCCGCCTGCG GCAAGTGTTTCGGGGGCTCTGGTGACCTGCGCCGGCATGTGCGTACGCACACCGGGGAGAAGCCATATGCGTGTGACATCTGCGGCAAGTGCTTCACGCGCTCCGCAGTACTCCGGCGGCACAAAAAGATGCACTGCCGGCCCGACGGGGCCCAGGACACGCTTGATGGGCTCGCTCACGCCGTCGAGGCCTCCGACCTGGACAGATCGCAGAGCTCAGACTCCTTTTCCCAGGACGTGTCTGTGACTCTGATGCCCGTGGCAGTCAAGCTCTCCGGGCACCCAGCGGAGGATTCAGTGACAGAGTTTGACGGCCACACCGCCAGCTCCTTCTGCAAGTTCCGGCCCACGGGGCAGCCACCCGGAGTGGAAGAGCCAGAGAAGCTGGGGCTGGACCCTGGCCAGCTCACCAAGCCTCTGCGGCAGCCTGCACAGCCTCCGGCCTATGCCTACCAGGATGTGGCCGCTGCGGCCAGCGAGGCTTCACTGCAGCCCGACAGCCTATCTCTGGGCCGCTCGTCCCTGGCCGCACTGGACAACCACTGCGGTGATGCGCTGGGCAGCCGGGGGGCCACCACACCATACAGGAACTCCGAGGGGCAGTTCTTCTCCAGCATGACACTCTGGGGGCTGGCCATGAAGACGCTGCAGAATGAAAACGAGCTAGACCAGTGA
- the ZBTB49 gene encoding zinc finger and BTB domain-containing protein 49 isoform X1, with the protein MDSVATHSCHLLQQLHEQRIQGLLCDCMLVVKGVCFKAHKNVLAAFSQYFRSLFQNSSGQKSDVFHLDIKNVSGIGQILDFMYTSHLDLNQDNIQVMLDTAQCLQVQNVLNLCHTFLKSATVEQLPGMACDSTFSLQGALPAEAHCAGSESYPPHLLQECPADVQQSQVMADSQAPPPPSVTLPHCAGETSKQASDVLDSPCPELPFRQPSYYYKLRNFYSKHYYKQAAGPGHDRTAEQPRAFRKAADLGASDSQPCPSSHPECVLESSEHLPPHFLAPPLSDSAPDPELDSLCQPPTRQLRLKKAIHLKKLNFLKSQKSAERPSDAKPDDSLTKRVECAGANTTEKASSHGAEENEGEDLVHAEHFNCINETERPEEAAALEDQAQMLPSQRQYTCELCGKPFKHPSNLELHKRSHTGEKPFECNICGKHFSQAGNLQTHLRRHSGEKPYICEICGKRFAASGDVQRHIIIHSGEKPHLCDICGRGFSNFSNLKEHKKTHTADKVFTCDECGKSFNMQRKLVKHRIRHTGERPYSCPACGKCFGGSGDLRRHVRTHTGEKPYACDICGKCFTRSAVLRRHKKMHCRPDGAQDTLDGLAHAVEASDLDRSQSSDSFSQDVSVTLMPVAVKLSGHPAEDSVTEFDGHTASSFCKFRPTGQPPGVEEPEKLGLDPGQLTKPLRQPAQPPAYAYQDVAAAASEASLQPDSLSLGRSSLAALDNHCGDALGSRGATTPYRNSEGQFFSSMTLWGLAMKTLQNENELDQ; encoded by the exons ATGGACTCAGTGGCTACTCACAGCTGCCATCTCCTCCAGCAGCTGCATGAGCAGCGCATTCAAGGCCTGCTTTGTGACTGTATGTTGGTCGTGAAAGGAGTGTGCTTTAAAGCACATAAGAATGTTCTAGCAGCATTCAGTCAGTATTTTAG GAGCCTCTTTCAGAACTCTTCAGGCCAAAAAAGTGATGTTTTTCACTTGGATATTAAAAATGTGAGTGGCATTGGGCAGATCCTGGACTTCATGTACACCTCTCACCTAGATCTTAACCAGGACAATATACAAGTAATGTTGGACACAGCCCAGTGTTTGCAAGTTCAGAATGTTCTGAATCTGtgtcacacatttttaaaatcagccaCTGTGGAGCAGCTCCCAGGCATGGCTTGTGACAGCACGTTCTCCCTGCAGGGTGCTCTGCCTGCAGAAGCGCACTGTGCCGGGAGTGAAAGCTACCCTCCTCATTTGCTGCAGGAGTGTCCCGCCGATGTCCAGCAGAGTCAGGTTATGGCTGACTCCCAAGCTCCCCCTCCGCCATCCGTGACTCTCCCTCACTGTGCAGGCGAGACATCCAAACAAGCGTCCGACGTGCTAGACAGCCCCTGCCCTGAGTTGCCTTTCAGACAGCCGAGTTACTACTACAAGCTCAGAAACTTCTATAGCAAGCACTACTACAAACAGGCTGCGGGTCCCGGCCATGACAGGACGGCTGAGCAGCCCCGCGCTTTCCGCAAAGCCGCAGACCTCGGGGCCAGCGACAGCCAGCCTTGCCCCAGCAGTCACCCTGAATGTGTCCTGGAGTCTTCAGAGCACTTGCCTCCCCACTTCTTGGCCCCACCCTTGAGCGACTCAGCCCCAGACCCCGAGTTGGACAGCCTGTGCCAGCCGCCCACCAGACAGCTGAGGCTCAAAAAGGCCATTCACCTTAAGAAGCTAAATTTCCTTAAATCCCAGAAATCGGCAGAGCGGCCCTCCGATGCCAAGCCAGACGACAGCTTAACAAAGAGGGTAGAATGTGCTGGTGCAAATACTACAGAGAAAGCCAGCAGCCACGGTGCTGAAGAAAACGAAGGCGAAGACCTCGTCCATGCTGAGCATTTTAACTGCATTAACGAAACAGAGAGGCCCGAAGAGGCTGCTGCGCTGGAGGACCAGGCCCAGATGCTTCCGTCACAGAGACAGTACACGTGTGAATTGTGTGGGAAACCTTTTAAACACCCAAGCAATTTGGAGCTTCACAAACGGTCACATACAG GTGAGAAACCTTTTGAATGTAACATTTGTGGGAAACATTTCTCTCAG GCAGGTAACTTGCAGACTCACTTACGTCGGCATTCTGGTGAAAAACCATACATCTGCGAGATCTGTGGAAAGAG GTTTGCAGCATCTGGTGATGTCCAGCGTCACATCATTATCCACTCGGGAGAGAAGCCACACTTGTGTGACATCTGTGGGCGAG GGTTCAGTAACTTCAGTAACTTGAAGGAGCACAAGAAGACGCACACGGCCGATAAAGTCTTCACCTGTGATGAGTGCGGCAAGTCCTTCAACATGCAGAGGAAGCTGGTAAAGCACCGGATTCGGCACACAGGGGAGCGGCCCTACAGCTGTCCCGCCTGCG GCAAGTGTTTCGGGGGCTCTGGTGACCTGCGCCGGCATGTGCGTACGCACACCGGGGAGAAGCCATATGCGTGTGACATCTGCGGCAAGTGCTTCACGCGCTCCGCAGTACTCCGGCGGCACAAAAAGATGCACTGCCGGCCCGACGGGGCCCAGGACACGCTTGATGGGCTCGCTCACGCCGTCGAGGCCTCCGACCTGGACAGATCGCAGAGCTCAGACTCCTTTTCCCAGGACGTGTCTGTGACTCTGATGCCCGTGGCAGTCAAGCTCTCCGGGCACCCAGCGGAGGATTCAGTGACAGAGTTTGACGGCCACACCGCCAGCTCCTTCTGCAAGTTCCGGCCCACGGGGCAGCCACCCGGAGTGGAAGAGCCAGAGAAGCTGGGGCTGGACCCTGGCCAGCTCACCAAGCCTCTGCGGCAGCCTGCACAGCCTCCGGCCTATGCCTACCAGGATGTGGCCGCTGCGGCCAGCGAGGCTTCACTGCAGCCCGACAGCCTATCTCTGGGCCGCTCGTCCCTGGCCGCACTGGACAACCACTGCGGTGATGCGCTGGGCAGCCGGGGGGCCACCACACCATACAGGAACTCCGAGGGGCAGTTCTTCTCCAGCATGACACTCTGGGGGCTGGCCATGAAGACGCTGCAGAATGAAAACGAGCTAGACCAGTGA